Below is a window of Lepisosteus oculatus isolate fLepOcu1 chromosome 8, fLepOcu1.hap2, whole genome shotgun sequence DNA.
CGTGGCGTACACCGCGCTGTGAGAATGCGTGCGGAGATAGTCTATGAGCTCCTGTGGAGAGACCAACACACAACATTGGCCTTCCAGCAACCTCCACGCTTCTTCAGTGAGGGTCTCGATTTCAAACCAGGCCTTGGCAAAAGGACACGTCTGTGCCAGCAAGAAAGTGAGGCTGTAGCTTATTACAGCTCATCTTAACTAAATTATAAGAGCCAACATTTCTGACAGCCTCCCACTCAAGGCAGCTTTCACAGACACGGGTTTGCAAACCATAAGGGGAATTATTTACCTTTCTTCCGCCAATGTATCCTCCCGCTGCCCCGAAACTCTTTGTGAAAGTTCCCATCATGATGTCAACATCTGTAGGGTCCAATCCAAAATATTCCACCACGCCTCTTCCCGAAGGTCCCAGTGCTCCAATACTGTGGGCCTCGTCAAGATACAGGTAGGCCTTGTACTTCTTCTTCAGAGCAATCACCTCTGGCAAGCGCACAATGGAGCCTTCCATGCTGGAAAATACATCCAGTCCAAGTCATCACACCAGGTTAGAGCTACAGGAACTTCTCACCCAAAACAAGATGCAGGAGACACtaaacagcacagtacaaacttgcgtttttgaaaaaaaatcttacaccAGTTCAGATCAACACTCTTTCTGCCCAACTGCCTTTGATAGCAGATCATGAATTATTCCTCTTGCTCAAGAACTGCCTTTTTTACCAGGTACTGTGGCACTGTTGCATTTCAGGAAACATACTTAACTACTGTTCAGGCGCCAGATGGAAACCTAAAGCACAGAACTGCCAACTTGGTGGTGGAAGGTTTCAGAACAAAATACCTGTAAATTCCTTCAACCAAAATTAGAATCTTCTTCCACGGTCTGTGAGTCCGGGGCTGTCCATGAACAATGGCATCCCTCAGAAGTTTCTCCAAACTTtgcatatctttaaaaaaaaattaagacaaTGCAGTGGCATTATTCTCTTTCTGGTAAGTTTTTAAAGAAGCTGTAGTGAAGTTCTTGTGTTGTCCAAAACTGCACTGTAATATTACAAACCTTTCCTGTAGAACCAAGACTAACATTGGTGTTAATTTCACTCAATTCCATTTTGGATTAAACCCATTAATTTAGTCTAGTTATTAACTTATTACTGGTAAGACCTAAACAAACGATAAAGTGTTCAAGTCAAAGCACAATGCCACTCACTGTTATGTTTGAATACTCGGATAGTGGAACCCGATAATCTGGCTCCCAGAACCAGCGACGCATGGTTCAGCTCATCACTCAGAATCAGGCAACCCTAACAGAAGGAAACAGAGTTAGTGCAAGTGCATTGTTAACATAAAGAGGTGACTTAAGTGTTTGCAAGATGTCACACCATTTCCTCTATGGAAGATGTGCGTTGCTTTGGAGCTTATTTATGCACCCTACTTTATTGATTGTGTTCTCTACCTGATCCCCAATTTAGAAGAGCCAGTACCTGACCgactgagctgctgtgtgcgTTTTGAACTTGGGAAATTGAAGGTACATGCATCCCGTCGGGAAACTGCAGCCCAGAGCAGAAACAAGTGCACAGACCGGCACAGGATAAAGGCTGCCACTTCAGAGTGTCTAGGCATAAACTACATGCAGAAAGATTTACACTATCAAAACTATAAAAATGCCTTCAAACAAATTAGGGCAGGACTAAACATATTTTGACTCATTTAAAGGAAACCTCATTACATTACGTAATGAgtaacagaagaaaaataagcaCAGGAAACTTTCAGGCGAAACGGTCTTCCTTCCCCACAGTCCAACCGACACAAAAACAAGCCGTGCCTTTGCCAAGACAAGCTTAGAGAGATCTCTTTCACAGGCACATTTTGCAGAGAGGAAACAGAATTAACTACAAAGGATTCATCGGCTTCAAAACAGGAAGTTGTGTAATAAAGACTACGAAGGTATCAGTGAGTGACAGCGCTGCAGACCGTTCTGAAATAAGAGCTACCCCTCAGCTAGCCACTACTCAAGACCATTCACTCTATTACAactgcttaaaaataaaattacttttatGCACAAAAAAGCATTGAGATGCTAGTAAGTCAAACTGTTCCTTGAACAGTCTTCTAACATAGTATTCATCTCGAGACATTTCTTTATTTAGGAATCATTTAAACCTTTTCTCCAGAGTGTAGAAAGGTGCAGCATGTAAAGTGGGTGTGAAAAACATATTAGACAAACATGACATCCCGCTTTAAAGAGCCACAAGAAATGTAGCTACAAAGAACACGAGAACAACACCACCTACAAAGTCTACAAGCAAGGCGGCGCCAAACCTTTCCAGCAAGAGCAGGGATGTTCATTGAGTTTGTAGCAAAGCCCATGCCAAAGGCCATGGCAGCTTCGACCCCCAGAAACCTCGCCACTAATTTCTCCAGCTTTTCGTGACTGTCCAGATtacctgaagaaaaaaaaacaaaacacaagtgCCGTTTTTACCGTTCGTGTTTGCCGTTACACCCAACCAAAAATGCCagctgtgcattttttttaaacatctggGCACAAATGGAGGGAGGATTTTCCAGATGGCTCAGGTTTGTGTGCGCAAGAACACCAAAACTGAACCGAACTTAAGACCTCAAGAAAAGACGCCCTCCAAGCACCAGACAGATCCAGCTCACAGTCGCTCTGCCACGCTCCCTGCCGGGGCTGTTCTTCCTGGTGGCCTGTGCCTGCGCAGTGCCTGCCTGCAGGTGACTCACCCATCTCCTGCCTGGTGCTGGCCACTCCAGCTCCATATTTCTTAGAGATTTCAGCAGCGGCATCAGCGCAGATTCCAGTATTTTCAGCAAATCCCAAATAATTGTAAGACCCCATGTTAATTACACCTTTGACAACTTTTCCTGTGTACCTGCAAAATGTTCAAAAAAAATACCATTAACGAATGTAAGTTGTCCCACATTTCTTCAGAACTAAAAATAATAGTATTCTGGCCTGTATTTTCCCAAAATCTAAACAAACGTGAAGGTGGTTCCTCTAAGTTCATGGACATATCCTCTacatttatagaaaaaaaagcagATCACTCACTTAAATGTCCAATTGTAGTCATGGGACACCCTCTCCACAAGGTCAAACTTTGCCCCAGGAACACTGCATATGGGCCTGTTCCAGCTGTCACGAATCCTCATGTACAAGTTTCTCGTGTAGAAGTTTTCAAAgtcctgataaagtggaacaaaatcctaaagaaaaaaaaacgtgactgtcattctttaaaaaaaacattatagaaaaaacagcatttctttatttatgGAAACTTAACAGCAATTGATGTAATATTCAACATCTCATCCTGAAGAGGTGTGGTAcattagtacatactgtaaatagatcATTCCAACTTTAAACACAGACCGGTCTGTTTAACCAACAGGAGAATGTCTTGTTCTCTAAAGTTTCCTTCCATTCCAATATCCCTTTTGATCTTACCCATAATCttgcaaaatgaaaatgtggatAAATGCTCCTCATAtggaaagtgattaaaattctGAAATTTCCAGAATGTTGAATTATATTGAGCTGCAGCTTTTTTGGTAAACATGCTTCTAAATACCCTAAGCAAATGTGCTATTCTCTTGCAATTTTTCCTAATGTAATCTCATTTAcctagatttttaaaaaatataggtATCACCAATTATTAATATACCCTCCTGTTTATCATACCCAGACAATCATGTGTTTGAACAGTTCTGAACCCTTGGACTGCACAGAATGAGTACGCGAAGCGGACTCCTCcaaccccaccccacccctgaGCAATTTGTCTTAACACATTCAGCTACCTGCTCCCGGTGCTGGAGGTGCTGGAGCGTCCCTCACTGCCAGCCCGCATGCCTGTGAGCTCCAGCAGGGGTCACCAGAGAGACCAGACCAGAGAGAGGCCCGGCCGACGAACCCCACTCTACGCTAGCTCGAACCCAAGCTCACAGAGCTCCACCTGCGAGCTCGAGGGAGTTCTTTTCGCTAGTTTAAACCACAACAGCCGCTTGCTAAAGCCAAAGAATAAATTACCTTTTGCTCCTCCCTTTCTCTGGCGATATGGCATTTCTCGATCTTCCATTCCCTCATAAAATCCCGCAGATACCCGAAGAGCGTGAGAATGCCATAACCCATGTAGGTGAGAACAGCAACCAGCATCGGAGTTTCTTCGAACGATTCATTGAACGGCCTCTTGTACAGCCCCCCATTGCACGCAATGTGATGAACCTGATCAAATTtggaaaaatgaacaaaaccactttagaaaaaaaaaagttattcctGGGGACTTTGTAAGACAGTGTCATTA
It encodes the following:
- the sptlc2a gene encoding serine palmitoyltransferase 2; this encodes MTEGSVNKPANGEGCHRPANGVKPGRNGCVRGHYVYQQAPPPKHGYPEDKVHHIACNGGLYKRPFNESFEETPMLVAVLTYMGYGILTLFGYLRDFMREWKIEKCHIAREREEQKDFVPLYQDFENFYTRNLYMRIRDSWNRPICSVPGAKFDLVERVSHDYNWTFKYTGKVVKGVINMGSYNYLGFAENTGICADAAAEISKKYGAGVASTRQEMGNLDSHEKLEKLVARFLGVEAAMAFGMGFATNSMNIPALAGKGCLILSDELNHASLVLGARLSGSTIRVFKHNNMQSLEKLLRDAIVHGQPRTHRPWKKILILVEGIYSMEGSIVRLPEVIALKKKYKAYLYLDEAHSIGALGPSGRGVVEYFGLDPTDVDIMMGTFTKSFGAAGGYIGGRKELIDYLRTHSHSAVYATSMSPPVVEQIITSMKCIMGEDGTTIGLERVQQLAENTRYFRRKLREMGFIIYGNDDSPVVPMMLYMPAKIGAFGREMLKRNIGVVVVGFPATPIIESRARFCVSAAHTKEMLDTALNVISEVGDLLQLKYSRHRPVPLLDRPFDETTYEENED